GCGCATCGACCGGCATGGCAATGGTGGCGCGAATATTTGCCCGCGCGCAGTACAACGCCCACGCCGCACCAGCATTGCCGTTCGTCGGCATCGCAAGATGGTTAACCCCGAGCTCTTTCGCTTTCGACACGCCGACAGCCGCTCCGCGTGCCTTGAACGCCCCGGTCGGAACCAACCCTTCGTCTTTCATAGACAACCCGGGAATCCCCATATCGCTGCCTATTTTCGGCATCGCAAGCAGCGGCGTCATCCCCTCTCCAAGAGAAACGACGTTTTCCTCATGCTCAACCGGCAGTATCTCATGAAAACGCCACAAGTCCGTTGAACGTCCGCCAATCTCCTCCCGGCCCATTTCGTGTTTTAAACGATCCAAATCATACGAAACGAGCAGCGGAGAACCGCATTCGCATAATTGGTATGGTTGATGCGCATCGTAAGTAAGTTCGCATTTCGGACAATACAGATGAGACAAATAACTGAATGGCAATGGGACAACCTCCTTATAAAATAATTCTCCTCTTATCATACTAAACGATTGCTTCATCGGCATCGAATTGTGGTAAAATATGTACAAATATACAAAGGAGGCCAACCGGTGAACAAAATCGTATTGTTGATGGCGAGTGCTTTCGTATGCGTTTCTTTATTCCTATTCGGTGAAAAAATCGCACCAGCCGATCACCCGGACACCGAACAAAGCCCGTATCAAACATTCATCATAGTCGACTCGGGTGAAACCGCTCCTCCCGAAGCAACGAACGCTTATACATCGAAACAAGGAGGCGCGCAGCCGTTGCCCAATGCAGATCCCGACGTTCCAATCGTCGTGCAGCTCCTCGATTAAGCCGTGATTCCCGATGTTCCTCATAGGAACAACGGAATCACGGCTTTTTTGATATTCGAACGCATGTCGGGCAAATTAATGCATGGGATGAAAAAACCATGAAAGGGATGATCGTATGAATGAAAGTCTCGTGCAGGCGGGAGACCACCGGCTGTTCTATCGGCATGCTGGAAGCGGTGATGAGACCATCGTCTTGTTGCATGGCATTCCGACCCATTCGCATATATGGATGCAGGTATTGCCTTATTTGACGCAAAAATATAACGTTATCGCGCCAGACCTTCTCGGTTATGGTCAATCCGATCGAGGCGTTGCCAGCGAACTCACTTTGCCGCAGCAAGCGAGCCGCATTATCCGACTTTTAGATCAGCTCGGCATCGAATCCGCCCATCTCGTCGGACACGACCTCGGCGGTGGAATCGCGCAAATTCTCGCCGTTTATTACGAAAACCGGGTGAAAAGTCTCGTGGTTTCCGACAGTGTTTGTTTCAGCAATTGGCCGTTGCCGCAAGTCGTCTCGTTGCGTTATCCGACAGCTCCCGAATTCGAGCCGACCCCGGTGTTCATCGAACGGCTGATCAGGGGCGGCTTGTACCATCAAGAATTGGCGGTACCTGAGTGGATCGATGCTTTCACCGCCCCGTTCAACCACCCAAACGGAGGAATTGAATTGCAACAGGCCGCTTTCGCTCTTGAACATCATCAAACCGAAGAACTTGTCCCTTATCTTCGCAATGTTCAAGTTCCAACGACAATCCTTTGGGGACAACACGATCGGTATTTGCCGCCATATTGGGGCCTCCGGCTGCAGGAAACGATTCCGCAATCGACCTTCAGACTCCTGCCCCAATGCGGTCATTTTTCAATGATCGATAACCCCGAACTCTTCGCCCGGGAACTGTTTCAACATCTTGAAAAACACGCCGCCCGCCCCATTTCCGTGTAACGAAAAGGCGTCACCGACAGTTTATCTGTGGTGACGCTTTTTTTCGAATGGGTCTATCCCGGAAGATTGAGCGCAGTATTCGCGTTTTTCAAATCCACTTCGATTTGTTCGTTCACGTCCCAAGGGTGATACAGGCCGCGTTCCGTCACATAGATCATCAATCGCTCATGCATATCGATCGCTTCCTCTAGATGCTCCGTTAACGTCTCCTTGATTTCCGGCGTCGCCGCCTCCGTCACAGCCATCGCATAATTTCGCACCCCGCTTTTCGCGGTCGCGAGCAAATCCATCGCAATGACATCATCTTTCAACTTGCCGAGCCCGGTCAAGTTTTCCAATAACGAATTCATGCCGCCGTCACCTCCTCTTCGCCTTCGCCAAAATTTCGCTCAAGTCTTGCAGCTGCCGCGTCGACACTTCAATATCTTCTTTCATAATCCGCTTCAACTCGTCATCCGAGACGAGCGCCCGCATGGTCTTGGCCTTCGTGAGGCCGACCGTCTTAAACGCGGCCATCTCATGCACCTCAAGCGTTTCGTGCAGCGCATACGCCATTTTTTTCAAACCTCCTTACGGTTTCAGCACCACTTTGATGCAACCGTCCGTTCTTGTGTCAAACAATTCATACCCGAGCCCCGCTTCATACAGCGGCAGCACGTGCGTCACGACATCACCAGCATCGATTTGACCGGATGTAAGCAACTCATACATGTAGGGCATGTAGTGGATCACCGGCGCCTGCCCGGAGCGAATGTTCACGTTTCGCTGCATGATGTCTCCGAGCGGAAATCCGTTGTAGCGTCCGCCGTAAACGCCCGTAACCTGAATCGTTCCGCCCTTGCGCACCGCCTGTGTCGCCATCACAAGCGCGCCAAGCGTCCCGCTTTGCAGCTTCATGCCGCTGGCGACAAACTCGAGCTCGCTCATCTTGCCGTCCATACCGACGGCATCAATGACGACGTCGGCTCCGCCTTTCGTGATCTCCTTCAAATGGTTGCCGATATTCGTCTCTTGCTCGAAATTCACTGTTTCCACGCGGTTTGTCCGCTTCGCATGCTCCAATCGATAGTCGACATAGTCGACCGCGATCACCCGGCCCGCTCCTTTCAGCCATGCGAATTTCTGAGCCAACAGCCCAACCGGCCCGCAGCCGAGCACGATCACCGTGTCCCCGTCCTTCACGCCGGCATTGTCTATGCTCCAAAACGCAGTCGTCATCGCATCGGAAATCAAGCACAGCTCCTCATCGGGCTTTTCGCAGCTTTCCGGAATTTTGAAAGGTGTGAAATTCGCATACGGAACACGCAAATACTCCGCTTGTCCACCCGGATAGCCGCCGGTCGTTTCCGAATAGCCGAAAAACGCCCCAATTTCTCCGTGGGCGTTGGACTGATCGCATTGACTTTCCAATTGATGTTGACAATAAAAACATTCTCCACAGGCAATGTTGAACGGAATGATTACGCGATCGCCTTTCTTCAAATGCTTCACTTCCGGACCGACTTCTTCAACGATCCCCATCGGCTCATGCCCGATAATGTAATCTTCGTGCAAATTCGGAATCATACCGTGGACCAGATGTAAATCCGAACCGCAAATCGCAGTCGTCGTCAGACGCACAATCAGGTCGTCAGGCTTTTCGATTCGAGGATCAGGCACGTCCTTCACCTGTACGTTTTTGATGCCTTGATAAGTCACTGCTTTCAATCTCCCGCACCTCCTTCGTCCGGTGTTCGATCGAACATGCCTTTGCGCGACGTGTCGTCCGGAAACAAGCGCATCTGCGCGATCATGGCCGTATTTTTCGCCGAAAGCTGATCAAGCTTGTACTGTTCGTTCAGCTCATACGGGTGGAACCACTTCTTCTCCATCGCCAGTTCGGAGACTTCCGTATGCAGCTGGATCGCGTGCCGGAGCTGTGTTCGCAATAGGGCGCGTACTTCCGGCGACGCCGTTTCCGTCAAAGCAATCGCCGTATTCCGGACCGCTTCTTTCGAACGAATCATAAAGTCCGTCACAAACGTAGCATCCGCCAATTCCGGCAGATGGAGCGCATTAATCGGATCTAAATAATCGTTGTTCATAGCCTATCCCCTTCCATCCAAAATCGGCGTCGGCCGGCTTTCCGGCACCGGCGCCTGAAAAGAAGCTTTCTCGTAAATGGATTGCAGATCGCGAATCCCTAAGAGCGACTGCTCCACATTCTTTTGCATCAACGCCCTCAAATCTTGGTCGAAAACGAGCCCTTGCATCAGTTTCGATTTCGCCAAATCGAGCGTTTTCAAGTTCAGCGCCTCATGAATTTCAAGCGCCTCGTGCGCCGCCAAAGTTTCCCGGTCGATCATCGCTCATCACCTCCGCTCTTATTCTTCCTATATGTTGGGATTGAATACGCCAATTGGCAATAAAAAGAGCTTCGCGCCAGTCCGCAATGCCCGTTTTGTCATGTCAGCCATTGGCATATTTTTAAAATCTGCCGATTCTACGGTTTTGAACGTGTTCCCGCGAAAAAACCCTTGGTTTCCCAAGGGTTGGCTTACGCATCTTCCTCATCGCCGTTTCGGATACCCATCATTGTACAGCGTGATCGACAAGAGTTCCCTATCTTTTCGCATTGAAAAAAATCCCCATCGCAGACACCTTCCGAGATATGTGTTCGTCTTTTTATAAAACGAAAACGACTGCTCGAAAATGGAAATTTCAGATAAAATATCGGTGTTCGATGCACGATGAACATCTCCAAATGATTTGGGCCTTACACCTTCAGTTGCAGATCTCCAAGGGAATGACAATAAAAAAACCCCTTTATCAAGGGATTTGCAGTCTATAAAATGGAGCTTCCAAGCGGACTCGAACCGCTGACCCCTTCCTTACCATGGAAGTGCTCTACCAGCTGAGCTATGGAAGCATGGCTCCACAGGCAGGATTCGAACCTGCGACCCATCGGTTAACAGCCGATTGCTCTACCACTGAGCTACTGTGGAATATTAAAAAGTTGACACTTTTTGAATCTTACGTACCTCAGCACGTCCCCTGCCTCTTCCTCTTTCAAGCCTAAACCTCATGAGTATGCGTCGAGGCAACTCGAAGCAGTTCGATGGAGTAAACGCTCGTCACTGAGCTGCTGTAGAATAGGAAAAGTGCCGGTCCGTCGAACCGCACACCACTTCGTATTATGACATAAAAAAAAGAAGATATGCAAGAGCCCGGCGACGTC
This region of Bacillales bacterium genomic DNA includes:
- a CDS encoding alpha/beta hydrolase, whose product is MNESLVQAGDHRLFYRHAGSGDETIVLLHGIPTHSHIWMQVLPYLTQKYNVIAPDLLGYGQSDRGVASELTLPQQASRIIRLLDQLGIESAHLVGHDLGGGIAQILAVYYENRVKSLVVSDSVCFSNWPLPQVVSLRYPTAPEFEPTPVFIERLIRGGLYHQELAVPEWIDAFTAPFNHPNGGIELQQAAFALEHHQTEELVPYLRNVQVPTTILWGQHDRYLPPYWGLRLQETIPQSTFRLLPQCGHFSMIDNPELFARELFQHLEKHAARPISV
- a CDS encoding spore coat protein, translated to MNSLLENLTGLGKLKDDVIAMDLLATAKSGVRNYAMAVTEAATPEIKETLTEHLEEAIDMHERLMIYVTERGLYHPWDVNEQIEVDLKNANTALNLPG
- a CDS encoding zinc-dependent alcohol dehydrogenase, with the translated sequence MKAVTYQGIKNVQVKDVPDPRIEKPDDLIVRLTTTAICGSDLHLVHGMIPNLHEDYIIGHEPMGIVEEVGPEVKHLKKGDRVIIPFNIACGECFYCQHQLESQCDQSNAHGEIGAFFGYSETTGGYPGGQAEYLRVPYANFTPFKIPESCEKPDEELCLISDAMTTAFWSIDNAGVKDGDTVIVLGCGPVGLLAQKFAWLKGAGRVIAVDYVDYRLEHAKRTNRVETVNFEQETNIGNHLKEITKGGADVVIDAVGMDGKMSELEFVASGMKLQSGTLGALVMATQAVRKGGTIQVTGVYGGRYNGFPLGDIMQRNVNIRSGQAPVIHYMPYMYELLTSGQIDAGDVVTHVLPLYEAGLGYELFDTRTDGCIKVVLKP
- a CDS encoding spore coat protein: MNNDYLDPINALHLPELADATFVTDFMIRSKEAVRNTAIALTETASPEVRALLRTQLRHAIQLHTEVSELAMEKKWFHPYELNEQYKLDQLSAKNTAMIAQMRLFPDDTSRKGMFDRTPDEGGAGD
- a CDS encoding spore gernimation protein GerQ, which produces MDRETLAAHEALEIHEALNLKTLDLAKSKLMQGLVFDQDLRALMQKNVEQSLLGIRDLQSIYEKASFQAPVPESRPTPILDGRG